A stretch of Bacillus pseudomycoides DNA encodes these proteins:
- a CDS encoding DUF5325 family protein — protein MEHIQYRFLLTAIIGVIFLIGIGIMIAENSPIGIIICIIGTFVTVGYGFITKRKMRKSQ, from the coding sequence ATGGAACACATTCAATATCGCTTTTTATTAACTGCTATCATCGGTGTTATTTTCTTGATCGGCATTGGTATTATGATTGCTGAAAATAGTCCCATCGGTATTATTATTTGCATTATTGGTACATTTGTTACAGTCGGATATGGATTTATAACAAAACGCAAAATGCGTAAATCACAGTGA